In Myxococcus virescens, a single genomic region encodes these proteins:
- a CDS encoding NAD(P)/FAD-dependent oxidoreductase — MAYRVNNIGLWLDEPEELLGQRAAEKLGVTRSDLASVRVVRSVLDARKKGSPRYIYTLEVELARGKKPAKLPPDVGETPPPPEALGPVKAPEQWPIIIGTGPAGLFAALGLLERGVRSILLERGREVVSRRKDVAKLMRDGTLDPESNMNFGEGGAGAYTDGKLSTRINHPMVRKVIEAFARYGAPDHILIEGKPHIGSDLLPGAVAKLREELIAGGCEVHFSTRVDDLLYKDGHIAGVKLSDGRTLESNRVILAPGNSARELYERFAADGRVIVEAKPFALGFRAEHPQTLINSIQYGNAAKNPRLPPADYKLAENLEVDGEVRGVFSFCMCPGGIVVPTPTQDGLQCTNGMSNSRRNARYANSGIVVSVSVADFEREGFRGPLAGLEFQRHWESKAYELGGGRFYAPAQTIPDYLAGRVKKDPGGTSYRPGLAHTDLNQLFPERLTEALKQALRTFERKMRGFISEEGKLIGIESRTSSPVRITRGEDLQSVSMKGLYPAGEGCGYAGGIVSSAVDGLRVAEQIATELS; from the coding sequence ATGGCGTATCGGGTGAACAACATCGGGCTGTGGCTGGACGAGCCAGAGGAGCTGCTCGGTCAGCGCGCCGCGGAGAAGTTGGGCGTCACCCGCTCCGACCTCGCGTCCGTGCGGGTGGTGCGCTCCGTGCTGGACGCGCGGAAGAAGGGCAGCCCGCGCTACATCTACACGCTGGAGGTGGAGCTGGCCCGGGGCAAGAAGCCGGCGAAGCTGCCACCGGACGTGGGTGAGACGCCCCCTCCTCCCGAAGCGCTGGGCCCGGTGAAGGCGCCGGAGCAGTGGCCCATCATCATCGGCACGGGCCCCGCGGGGCTCTTCGCCGCGCTGGGCCTGCTGGAGCGCGGGGTTCGCAGCATCCTGCTGGAGCGGGGCCGCGAGGTCGTGTCGCGCCGCAAGGACGTGGCGAAGCTCATGCGCGACGGGACGCTGGACCCCGAAAGCAACATGAACTTCGGCGAGGGCGGCGCGGGCGCGTACACGGACGGCAAGCTGTCCACGCGCATCAACCACCCCATGGTGCGCAAGGTCATCGAGGCCTTCGCCCGCTACGGCGCGCCGGACCACATCCTCATCGAGGGCAAGCCGCACATCGGCTCGGACCTGCTGCCCGGCGCGGTGGCGAAGCTGCGCGAGGAGCTCATCGCCGGCGGCTGCGAGGTCCACTTCAGCACGCGCGTGGACGACCTGCTCTACAAGGACGGCCACATCGCGGGCGTGAAGCTGTCCGACGGACGCACGCTGGAGAGCAACCGCGTCATCCTGGCCCCCGGCAACTCCGCGCGCGAGCTTTACGAGCGCTTCGCCGCCGACGGCCGGGTGATTGTGGAGGCCAAGCCCTTCGCCCTGGGCTTCCGCGCCGAGCACCCGCAGACGCTCATCAACAGCATCCAGTACGGCAACGCGGCCAAGAACCCGCGCCTGCCCCCGGCGGACTACAAGCTGGCGGAGAACCTGGAGGTGGACGGCGAGGTGCGCGGCGTCTTCTCGTTCTGCATGTGCCCCGGCGGCATCGTGGTGCCCACGCCCACGCAGGACGGGCTCCAGTGCACCAACGGCATGAGCAACTCGCGGCGCAACGCGCGCTACGCCAACTCGGGCATCGTCGTGTCCGTGTCCGTGGCGGACTTCGAGCGCGAGGGCTTCCGCGGGCCGCTGGCGGGCCTGGAGTTCCAGCGCCACTGGGAGAGCAAGGCGTATGAGCTGGGCGGAGGCCGCTTCTACGCGCCGGCCCAGACGATTCCGGACTACCTGGCCGGGCGCGTGAAGAAGGACCCGGGCGGCACCAGCTACCGTCCCGGCCTGGCGCACACGGACCTCAACCAACTCTTCCCGGAGCGGCTCACCGAGGCGCTGAAGCAGGCCCTGCGCACCTTCGAGCGGAAGATGCGCGGCTTCATCAGCGAGGAGGGCAAGCTCATCGGCATCGAGAGCCGCACGTCCTCACCGGTGCGCATCACCCGCGGCGAGGACCTGCAGTCGGTGTCCATGAAGGGCCTCTACCCGGCGGGCGAGGGCTGCGGCTATGCGGGCGGCATCGTGTCGTCCGCCGTTGATGGATTGCGCGTCGCTGAGCAGATTGCCACCGAACTGTCCTGA
- a CDS encoding class I SAM-dependent rRNA methyltransferase gives MLSTYLSRDAARRLRHGAPWVRREDIISMEGTPQPGEPVQLRDEDGSVLGLGDVDLEASYAVRRLGQPDEVVEGLIPRHLRRAFERRARLVDDPRFCRVVNDDGDGLPGLIVDRYDTHFVVQTLTRAMDARIEELTRALVEVAGAGAVLLRNDTPRRKALGLPTQRPHVLYGTPPRWCRLLEMGARFTVDLTYGQGTGYAYDQREVRRFVARMSQGSRVLDASCNVGGLFVHAGVHGARHILAFDADADAADLARENAEANGLLGRVMVETGKPLQALRAVRDTFDLVLLDTPAVATDEEFVELLRHALRRTRHGGWLMVTGYHPPLPQDGFDDLVATACEGEARIATRLARPGLPPDHPTLAGSHGAEHLHAMALEVS, from the coding sequence GTGCTCAGCACCTATCTGTCCCGCGACGCCGCCCGCCGACTGCGCCATGGCGCGCCATGGGTGCGCCGGGAAGACATCATCTCCATGGAAGGCACGCCGCAGCCCGGAGAGCCCGTACAGCTTCGGGACGAGGACGGTTCGGTGCTGGGCCTGGGAGATGTGGATTTAGAGGCGTCCTACGCGGTGCGGCGGCTCGGCCAGCCGGACGAGGTGGTGGAGGGACTCATCCCGCGCCATCTCCGCCGCGCCTTCGAGCGGCGGGCACGGCTGGTGGACGACCCGCGCTTCTGCCGCGTCGTCAACGATGACGGGGACGGCCTGCCCGGCCTCATCGTGGACCGCTACGACACGCACTTCGTGGTGCAGACGCTCACGCGTGCCATGGACGCGCGCATCGAGGAGCTGACGCGCGCGCTGGTGGAGGTGGCGGGCGCGGGCGCGGTGCTGCTGCGCAACGACACCCCTCGCCGCAAGGCGCTGGGCCTGCCCACGCAGCGCCCCCATGTCCTGTACGGCACCCCACCCCGCTGGTGCCGGCTGCTGGAGATGGGGGCCCGCTTCACCGTGGACCTCACGTACGGCCAGGGCACGGGCTACGCGTATGACCAGCGCGAGGTCCGCCGCTTCGTGGCCCGCATGTCCCAGGGCTCGCGCGTGCTGGACGCCAGCTGCAACGTGGGAGGGCTCTTCGTCCACGCGGGGGTGCACGGGGCCCGGCACATCCTCGCCTTCGACGCCGACGCAGACGCCGCGGACCTGGCGCGTGAGAACGCGGAGGCCAACGGCCTGCTGGGCCGGGTGATGGTGGAGACGGGCAAGCCCCTCCAGGCCCTCCGTGCGGTGCGAGACACCTTCGACCTCGTCCTCCTGGACACACCGGCCGTGGCGACCGACGAGGAATTCGTGGAGTTGCTGCGTCACGCGCTTCGCAGGACGCGCCACGGTGGCTGGTTGATGGTCACCGGGTACCATCCACCCCTCCCCCAGGACGGCTTTGACGACCTGGTGGCCACCGCCTGCGAGGGCGAGGCCCGGATTGCCACCCGGCTGGCCCGCCCGGGCCTGCCGCCGGACCACCCGACCCTGGCCGGCTCCCACGGGGCCGAGCACCTCCACGCGATGGCGTTGGAAGTCAGCTGA
- a CDS encoding OB-fold nucleic acid binding domain-containing protein produces MTNENVPESAPPAQEGSVETVRKVYAADLREKDRVHTVFRVTKKEKVTARSGKVFVAATLVDKSGEVDARIFDKVDALEPVFQPGDFVLVQGNVIQFHGRTQVVVEALERLEPEPLDPKEFEPPPAPPAAEAKPAPEAKAAPEAKAEKPEKADKGEARGNEGPGGARAAGLIREMVTERIGDTFVKQLLLAFLDDPKIAAGLPVAQGVRGTHHAWRGGLAEHILSVMRLTLRVADQYPMADRDLLLAGALLQQVLKAADASESSDEGRLVGNLVLTAQKLREKALAIPGFPPLLEQHLTHLVISQHGDAQHGSPKSPVTLEAQIIHSLESLDARIASWLEAMQRDSHDKWTDVVRPYERQLWKGPSPTSRGRAPVEGGGRRKGREEKRKARAEKQQQPGTPAEGAPQQEQAQRPPRKERPPREERAREERPREERPPRPPREERPPRDASSLPKELTFKPFSALTSLPSDSGNKGGEGSSES; encoded by the coding sequence ATGACCAACGAAAACGTGCCCGAGTCCGCGCCCCCCGCCCAGGAAGGTTCCGTGGAGACCGTCCGCAAGGTGTATGCGGCCGACCTGCGGGAGAAGGACCGCGTCCATACCGTCTTCCGCGTCACCAAGAAGGAGAAGGTGACCGCCCGCAGTGGCAAGGTGTTCGTCGCCGCCACGCTCGTCGACAAGAGTGGCGAGGTGGACGCGCGCATCTTCGACAAGGTCGACGCGCTCGAGCCCGTCTTCCAGCCGGGCGACTTCGTGCTCGTCCAGGGCAACGTCATCCAGTTCCACGGCCGCACCCAGGTCGTCGTCGAGGCCCTGGAGCGCCTGGAACCCGAGCCCCTGGACCCCAAGGAGTTCGAGCCGCCCCCGGCCCCGCCCGCCGCCGAGGCGAAGCCCGCGCCGGAGGCCAAGGCCGCCCCGGAAGCCAAGGCTGAGAAGCCCGAGAAGGCCGACAAGGGCGAGGCCCGCGGCAACGAGGGCCCGGGTGGCGCGCGCGCCGCCGGCCTCATCCGGGAGATGGTCACCGAGCGCATCGGCGACACCTTCGTGAAGCAGCTGCTGCTGGCCTTCCTGGACGACCCGAAGATTGCGGCCGGCCTGCCGGTGGCCCAGGGCGTCCGGGGCACGCACCACGCGTGGCGTGGCGGACTGGCGGAGCACATCCTGTCGGTGATGCGGCTGACGCTCCGCGTGGCGGACCAGTACCCCATGGCGGACCGCGACCTGCTGCTGGCCGGCGCGCTGTTGCAGCAGGTGCTGAAGGCGGCGGACGCCTCCGAGTCCTCCGACGAGGGCCGGCTGGTGGGCAACCTCGTCCTGACGGCGCAGAAGCTGCGCGAGAAGGCGCTGGCCATCCCCGGCTTCCCGCCGCTCCTGGAGCAGCACCTCACGCACCTGGTCATCTCCCAGCACGGCGACGCGCAGCACGGCAGCCCGAAGTCGCCGGTGACGCTGGAAGCGCAGATCATCCACTCGCTGGAGTCGCTGGACGCGCGCATCGCCTCGTGGCTGGAGGCCATGCAGCGCGACTCGCACGACAAGTGGACGGACGTGGTGCGCCCCTACGAGCGCCAGCTGTGGAAGGGCCCCTCGCCCACCTCGCGGGGCCGCGCCCCGGTGGAGGGCGGTGGCCGCCGCAAGGGCCGCGAGGAGAAGCGCAAGGCCCGGGCGGAGAAGCAGCAGCAGCCGGGCACCCCGGCCGAGGGCGCCCCGCAGCAGGAGCAGGCCCAGCGCCCGCCCCGCAAGGAGCGTCCGCCCCGCGAGGAGCGCGCGCGTGAGGAGCGTCCGCGTGAGGAGCGCCCGCCCCGTCCGCCCCGCGAGGAGCGTCCGCCGCGTGACGCGAGCTCGCTGCCCAAGGAGCTGACCTTCAAGCCGTTCAGCGCGCTGACGTCGTTACCGTCCGATTCCGGCAACAAGGGCGGTGAGGGTTCCTCGGAGAGCTGA
- a CDS encoding HD domain-containing phosphohydrolase, which produces MAKRLGERLIEAGLVNAGAVEQALEHQKITGHKVGDCLVELGLLQEAALLRFLAAEFQTRFVSADKLAKARIATEVLDRLPVRLAEAQNVLPLAVDPERKLLSVVAAEPQNKSLMDEIALVTGMSEVYAYVGLRSAISAAIRKHYYGDPTAFAALLEGANAQGQAPAAPSRTGAPEHGRTYAGSATGTGAGNRGGLSLNFRVETDARMRLQRGSSTGTPAVRPSTQRREPGGPRGLVSDSDYVETLGIMVGLLEQDRQRHRGHSAQLARQAGIVGQRMGMPHKELAALTIAAYLHDLGKPAERHFSLASNAVNPEWKAQAKLACRIPTRMFETVHLPAQTNTILAQMYEAWDGSGTPQGAKGEDITLGARILAAVDSFLELTKNPGNALGRVLLKEQALEHLRKYAGVLYDPVVADIVIQLQSGELLRHRLESEGRQVLVVEPDETARGELLEAVLKQGLVAHALSTVEGAQDGLARQDCDVLVVSLRLGLQDVTDLLAQARSAPETAGLPIAVVGEPDNATRERLLMAGATDVLSPADKPAIAKTVQALYDDRVQHNGPGRVVRGSFDELPPRELLRTLGGGHKSGRLNLRQHTLEGYLHLERGRVVFASFGGHSGEPALQALLKLKQADFQYDPDALLLDVPQMDQDLAALAGGLNAG; this is translated from the coding sequence ATGGCGAAGAGGTTGGGAGAGCGCCTCATCGAGGCGGGACTCGTCAACGCCGGGGCCGTGGAACAGGCCCTGGAGCACCAGAAAATCACCGGCCACAAGGTCGGTGATTGTCTGGTGGAGCTGGGACTGCTCCAGGAAGCGGCGCTGCTGCGCTTCCTGGCGGCGGAGTTCCAGACGCGCTTCGTCAGCGCGGACAAGCTGGCGAAGGCGCGCATCGCCACCGAGGTGCTGGACCGGCTTCCGGTGCGCCTGGCCGAGGCGCAGAACGTGCTGCCGCTGGCGGTGGACCCGGAGCGCAAACTGCTCTCCGTGGTCGCCGCCGAGCCGCAGAACAAGTCGCTGATGGACGAGATTGCCCTCGTCACGGGCATGTCGGAGGTCTACGCATACGTGGGCCTGCGCAGCGCCATCTCCGCCGCCATCCGCAAGCACTACTACGGAGATCCCACCGCCTTCGCCGCGCTGCTGGAAGGCGCCAACGCCCAGGGCCAGGCCCCGGCCGCGCCGTCCCGCACGGGCGCCCCGGAGCACGGACGCACCTACGCGGGCAGCGCCACCGGGACGGGCGCGGGCAACCGTGGCGGACTCAGCCTCAACTTCCGCGTGGAGACGGACGCGCGGATGCGGCTGCAACGCGGCAGCAGCACCGGCACCCCCGCGGTCCGCCCGTCCACCCAGCGGCGCGAGCCCGGCGGGCCGCGCGGGCTGGTGAGCGACAGCGACTACGTGGAGACGCTGGGCATCATGGTCGGCCTGCTGGAGCAGGACCGGCAGCGCCACCGCGGGCACTCCGCGCAGCTGGCGCGGCAGGCCGGCATCGTGGGCCAGCGCATGGGCATGCCCCACAAGGAGCTGGCCGCGCTGACCATCGCCGCCTACCTGCACGACCTGGGCAAGCCGGCGGAGCGGCACTTCTCGCTGGCGAGCAACGCCGTCAACCCGGAGTGGAAGGCACAGGCGAAGCTGGCCTGCCGCATCCCCACCCGCATGTTCGAGACGGTGCACCTGCCCGCGCAGACGAACACCATCCTCGCGCAGATGTACGAAGCCTGGGACGGCTCCGGCACGCCCCAGGGCGCCAAGGGCGAGGACATCACCCTGGGCGCGCGCATCCTCGCCGCGGTGGACAGCTTCCTGGAGCTGACGAAGAACCCGGGCAATGCCCTGGGCCGCGTGCTGCTCAAGGAGCAGGCCCTGGAGCACCTGCGCAAGTACGCGGGCGTGCTCTATGACCCGGTGGTGGCGGACATCGTCATCCAGCTCCAGAGCGGTGAGCTGCTGCGCCACCGGTTGGAGAGCGAAGGCCGCCAGGTGCTCGTGGTGGAGCCGGACGAGACGGCGCGCGGCGAGCTGCTGGAGGCGGTGCTGAAGCAGGGCCTGGTGGCGCACGCGCTGTCCACCGTCGAGGGCGCGCAGGACGGACTGGCGCGGCAGGACTGCGACGTGCTGGTCGTGAGCCTGCGGCTGGGGCTGCAGGACGTGACGGACCTGCTGGCGCAGGCCCGCTCGGCGCCGGAGACGGCGGGTCTGCCCATCGCGGTGGTGGGCGAGCCCGACAATGCCACGCGAGAGCGCCTGCTCATGGCGGGCGCCACGGACGTGCTGTCGCCCGCGGACAAGCCCGCCATCGCGAAGACGGTGCAGGCCCTCTACGACGACCGGGTTCAACACAATGGCCCGGGGCGCGTGGTGCGCGGCAGCTTCGACGAGCTCCCCCCGCGCGAGCTGCTGCGCACGCTGGGCGGTGGCCACAAGAGCGGCCGGCTCAACCTGCGCCAGCACACGCTGGAGGGCTACCTGCACCTGGAGCGGGGCCGCGTCGTCTTCGCGTCCTTCGGTGGTCACTCAGGCGAGCCCGCGCTACAGGCGCTGCTGAAGCTGAAGCAGGCGGACTTCCAGTACGACCCGGACGCGTTGCTGCTGGACGTGCCGCAGATGGACCAGGACCTCGCGGCCCTGGCCGGCGGCCTCAACGCAGGTTGA
- a CDS encoding TatD family hydrolase yields the protein MRFVDAHCHLEVKDYPDVVAVLDAARAAGLVHAVVVGQFHGPGNWGNALEVAAAHPEFLSPTLGIHPHEAARATEEDLATLERTCARPEVRAVGEAGLDYYYEHSPREAQAEVFRRQCALALRLGKPLVVHVRDAHDDCDAILGETGVAKGVIHCFTGDTDAARRYLDRGFLLSLSGVITYKKTEALQDAVRFAPLDRLMVETDSPYLAPVPHRGRKNQPSHVVETAKKVAELKGVTLEEVAAVTTANAAALFNLNLR from the coding sequence ATGAGATTCGTCGACGCCCATTGTCACCTCGAGGTGAAGGACTACCCGGACGTCGTGGCCGTGCTCGACGCGGCTCGCGCGGCGGGGCTGGTCCATGCCGTCGTGGTGGGGCAGTTCCACGGCCCGGGCAACTGGGGCAACGCGCTGGAGGTGGCGGCGGCGCACCCGGAGTTCCTGTCGCCCACGTTGGGCATCCACCCGCACGAGGCCGCTCGGGCCACCGAGGAGGACCTGGCCACGCTGGAGCGCACCTGCGCGCGTCCCGAGGTCCGGGCGGTGGGGGAGGCGGGCCTGGACTACTACTACGAGCACTCACCGCGTGAGGCGCAGGCGGAGGTCTTCCGGCGGCAGTGCGCGCTGGCGCTCCGGCTGGGCAAGCCGCTGGTGGTGCACGTGCGCGACGCGCATGACGACTGTGACGCCATCCTCGGCGAGACGGGCGTAGCGAAGGGCGTCATCCACTGCTTCACCGGCGACACGGACGCGGCCCGGCGCTACCTGGACCGGGGCTTCCTACTGTCGCTGTCGGGCGTCATCACCTACAAGAAGACGGAGGCGCTCCAGGACGCGGTGCGCTTCGCGCCGTTGGACAGGCTGATGGTGGAGACGGACAGCCCGTACCTGGCGCCGGTGCCGCACCGGGGGCGGAAGAACCAGCCCTCGCACGTGGTGGAGACGGCGAAGAAGGTCGCCGAGCTCAAGGGCGTGACGCTGGAGGAGGTGGCCGCGGTCACCACCGCCAACGCCGCCGCCCTCTTCAACCTCAACCTGCGTTGA
- a CDS encoding HEAT repeat domain-containing protein has product MTDWRADRDRALLTLEREKRPAFRTEAALQLYHLASEVPEHAAEFLEALPRLLADKQVEVRRAGVSLASVVVPPEELPDLLIARLRDEEWQIRLEATGRLADLARPELRGALASMLEDGTFEVRFEAARGIASLHHAAGLEVLLEALDADLLRFRALGALAELGDARALPQVKKLFGRWLLPAFDKTQAAGVLAKLGDSDGSAYLIQRMAKKRWSPDRALAVELCGEVKMPGALERLKEVLDDVKDPCRGAAARGLGRLGDARALPWLVGLLQDAQASEDSRLDAADGLWRLGGAEAREAVRNAVSTFPSPEARAELEELLQEEP; this is encoded by the coding sequence GTGACGGACTGGCGTGCCGACCGGGACCGGGCCCTCCTGACGCTGGAGCGCGAGAAGCGCCCGGCGTTCAGGACGGAAGCCGCGCTCCAGCTCTATCACCTCGCGTCGGAGGTCCCCGAGCACGCCGCCGAGTTCCTCGAGGCGCTCCCCCGGCTGCTGGCGGACAAGCAGGTGGAGGTGCGCCGCGCGGGGGTGAGCCTGGCCTCCGTGGTGGTGCCTCCGGAGGAGCTGCCGGATCTGCTCATCGCCCGGCTTCGGGACGAGGAGTGGCAGATTCGCCTGGAGGCCACCGGCCGGTTGGCGGACCTGGCCCGGCCGGAGCTGCGTGGGGCGCTGGCCTCCATGCTGGAGGACGGCACCTTCGAGGTCCGCTTCGAGGCGGCACGCGGCATCGCCAGCCTCCATCACGCCGCGGGGCTGGAGGTGTTGCTGGAGGCGCTGGACGCGGACCTGCTGCGCTTCCGGGCCCTGGGGGCGCTGGCGGAGCTGGGGGACGCGCGCGCGCTGCCCCAGGTGAAGAAGCTGTTCGGCCGGTGGCTCCTGCCCGCCTTCGACAAGACGCAGGCCGCCGGGGTGCTGGCGAAGCTGGGCGATTCGGACGGCTCGGCGTACCTCATCCAGCGGATGGCGAAGAAGCGGTGGAGCCCGGACCGGGCCCTGGCCGTGGAGCTCTGCGGCGAGGTGAAGATGCCCGGCGCGCTGGAGCGGCTGAAGGAAGTCCTGGACGACGTGAAGGACCCCTGCCGGGGCGCGGCCGCGAGAGGCCTGGGCCGGCTGGGCGATGCGCGGGCGCTGCCCTGGCTGGTCGGGCTGCTCCAGGACGCGCAGGCCTCCGAGGACAGCCGATTGGACGCCGCTGACGGGCTGTGGCGCCTGGGCGGGGCGGAGGCGCGTGAGGCCGTCCGCAACGCGGTGAGTACCTTTCCCTCACCGGAGGCCCGCGCCGAACTGGAAGAGCTGTTGCAGGAGGAGCCATGA
- the metG gene encoding methionine--tRNA ligase translates to MAERTLVTSALPYANGPLHIGHAVEYVQTDIYVRFLRSCGRDVVYFCADDTHGTPIELNAAKQGLKPEEFIARFHEEHQRDFHDLDVRFDYFHSTNSPENRQYAELIYGRLKEKGDIERRNIEQTYCENDRRFLPDRFIKGTCPNCKASDQYGDACEKCGKAYDPTDLIDARCALCGTPPVRKHSEHLFFKLSRHADFLQDVLRKPGFIHPGLATQLQGFFEKGLSDWDISRDGPYFGFAIPGETDKYFYVWLDAPIGYIATTEKWAKETGKAKSALDYWSADADTRIIHFIGKDIVYFHALFWPAVLNVAGFHMPSEIKVHGHLMLNGEKMSKTRGTMVPVRDYLDQLDPSYLRYFYAANLGPGVEDLDLNLKDFRQRVNGELVNNVGNLANRALSLLAGPLEKRLAPGRAEGPGRELVEAALARVPEVRDAFDKLEYRSAIRVITEIASAANGFLQTAAPWAQVKKDAEVARADLSDAADVAYLLGALLAPVTPRLSEKLFAQLGAEPLTFQALEGAKYPLLDRSRPIGTPEPLLPRLEEERVNAIIKLPEGAAAPQAAEARPAKGAKAEKKPAEAPAATQAAAPSAGAAESSGEIEYDDFAKVVLKAGKVLAAEKVQKADKLLKLTVDVGEGSPRTIVSGIAEAFAPEALTGRNVVVVANLKPRKLKGIESRGMLLTAGPGGKELSLLDPGDVAPGSEVK, encoded by the coding sequence ATGGCTGAGAGAACCCTCGTCACCAGCGCGCTGCCCTACGCGAACGGCCCGCTCCACATCGGCCACGCCGTCGAGTACGTGCAGACCGACATCTACGTTCGTTTCCTCCGCTCGTGCGGTAGGGACGTCGTCTACTTCTGTGCCGATGACACCCACGGCACGCCCATCGAGCTGAACGCGGCGAAGCAGGGCCTCAAGCCCGAGGAGTTCATCGCCCGCTTCCACGAGGAGCACCAGCGGGACTTCCACGACCTCGATGTCCGCTTCGACTACTTCCACTCCACCAACTCGCCGGAGAACCGCCAGTACGCGGAGCTCATCTACGGGCGGCTGAAGGAGAAGGGCGACATCGAGCGCCGGAACATCGAGCAGACCTACTGCGAGAACGACCGCCGCTTCCTGCCGGACCGCTTCATCAAGGGGACCTGCCCCAACTGCAAGGCTTCCGACCAGTACGGCGATGCCTGTGAGAAGTGCGGCAAGGCCTACGACCCCACGGACCTCATCGACGCGCGCTGTGCCCTGTGTGGCACGCCGCCGGTCCGGAAGCACTCCGAACACTTGTTCTTCAAGCTGTCGCGGCACGCGGACTTCCTCCAGGACGTGCTGCGCAAGCCGGGCTTCATCCATCCGGGCCTGGCGACCCAGCTCCAGGGCTTCTTCGAGAAGGGCCTGTCGGACTGGGACATCAGCCGCGATGGGCCGTACTTCGGCTTCGCCATTCCGGGTGAGACGGACAAGTACTTCTACGTCTGGCTGGATGCGCCCATCGGGTACATCGCCACCACGGAGAAGTGGGCGAAGGAGACGGGTAAGGCAAAGAGCGCACTGGACTACTGGAGCGCGGACGCCGACACCCGCATCATCCACTTCATCGGCAAGGACATCGTCTACTTCCACGCGCTGTTCTGGCCGGCCGTGCTCAACGTCGCGGGCTTCCACATGCCCAGCGAAATCAAGGTCCACGGCCACCTGATGTTGAACGGCGAGAAGATGTCGAAGACACGCGGCACCATGGTGCCGGTGCGCGACTACCTGGACCAGTTGGACCCCAGCTACCTGCGCTACTTCTACGCGGCCAACCTGGGCCCGGGCGTGGAGGACCTGGACCTCAACCTCAAGGACTTCCGCCAGCGCGTGAACGGCGAGCTGGTCAACAACGTGGGCAACCTGGCCAACCGCGCCCTGTCGCTGCTGGCCGGTCCGCTGGAGAAGCGTCTCGCGCCCGGCCGTGCCGAGGGCCCGGGCCGCGAGTTGGTGGAGGCCGCGCTCGCCCGCGTGCCGGAGGTTCGCGACGCGTTCGACAAGCTGGAGTACCGGTCCGCCATCCGCGTCATCACCGAGATTGCCTCGGCCGCCAACGGCTTCCTCCAGACGGCCGCGCCGTGGGCCCAGGTGAAGAAGGACGCGGAGGTCGCTCGCGCGGACCTGTCCGACGCCGCGGACGTGGCCTACCTCCTGGGCGCGCTGCTCGCCCCGGTGACGCCGCGCCTGTCGGAGAAGCTCTTCGCCCAGCTCGGCGCGGAGCCGCTGACGTTCCAGGCCCTGGAGGGCGCGAAGTACCCGCTGTTGGATCGCAGCCGTCCCATTGGCACGCCCGAGCCGCTGCTGCCGCGGCTGGAGGAGGAGCGCGTCAACGCCATCATCAAGCTGCCGGAAGGCGCCGCTGCGCCGCAGGCCGCGGAGGCCAGGCCGGCCAAGGGCGCCAAGGCGGAGAAGAAGCCCGCCGAGGCTCCCGCCGCGACGCAGGCGGCGGCTCCGAGCGCTGGCGCGGCCGAGTCGTCGGGTGAAATCGAGTACGACGACTTCGCCAAGGTGGTGCTGAAGGCCGGCAAGGTGCTGGCCGCGGAGAAGGTCCAGAAGGCGGACAAGCTGCTCAAGCTCACGGTGGACGTGGGCGAGGGGAGCCCGCGCACCATCGTCTCCGGCATCGCGGAGGCCTTCGCTCCCGAGGCGCTCACCGGGCGCAACGTGGTGGTGGTGGCCAACCTCAAGCCGCGCAAGCTCAAGGGCATCGAGTCGCGCGGAATGCTCCTGACGGCAGGGCCGGGCGGCAAGGAACTGTCGCTGCTCGACCCGGGCGATGTGGCCCCTGGCAGCGAGGTGAAGTGA
- a CDS encoding NRDE family protein, with the protein MCTIIILRHVHPEWPLVLAANRDEFYARPATGPQVLLESPLAVGGRDEERGGTWMGVTQGGLFVGLTNQRGERGQGPAPRSRGEVVLKALQAGSVEAVDRYLDTLPGDAFMPFNLLYGDAQRLRVAYARRTDRQLRREDVPPGVHVLPNDVLNAPELPKVERARLLTTEVAKKPWPELEAGLKAVLSDPTLPAEELIPPPGAGEDLPRDFLQRLQALCIHTPLYGTRSSAVVALAPGRVGHYLASDTPPCQGPWKDVTGLLAGPTE; encoded by the coding sequence ATGTGCACCATCATCATCCTGCGCCACGTCCACCCCGAATGGCCGCTGGTGCTCGCGGCCAACCGGGACGAGTTCTACGCCCGCCCCGCCACCGGTCCCCAAGTGCTTCTGGAGTCCCCGCTCGCCGTGGGCGGCCGGGATGAGGAGCGCGGTGGGACGTGGATGGGTGTAACCCAAGGCGGATTGTTCGTCGGCCTGACGAACCAGCGGGGCGAGCGAGGCCAGGGCCCGGCCCCCCGCTCGCGGGGCGAGGTGGTGCTCAAGGCCCTCCAGGCCGGCAGCGTGGAGGCCGTGGACCGGTACCTGGATACCCTGCCAGGGGATGCGTTCATGCCCTTCAACCTCCTCTATGGAGACGCCCAGCGCCTGCGCGTGGCCTACGCCCGGAGGACAGACCGGCAGCTGCGGCGGGAGGATGTCCCCCCGGGGGTGCATGTCCTGCCCAATGACGTCCTGAACGCCCCGGAATTGCCCAAGGTGGAGCGAGCCCGGCTGCTGACCACCGAGGTGGCGAAGAAGCCCTGGCCGGAGCTGGAGGCGGGCTTGAAGGCGGTACTGTCGGACCCGACCCTCCCCGCCGAGGAGCTGATTCCGCCCCCTGGCGCCGGTGAGGACCTGCCCCGCGACTTCCTGCAACGGCTCCAGGCGCTCTGCATCCACACGCCGCTCTACGGCACGCGCTCATCCGCCGTGGTGGCGCTGGCGCCGGGGCGCGTCGGGCACTACCTCGCCTCGGACACGCCGCCCTGCCAGGGGCCGTGGAAGGACGTCACGGGCCTGCTGGCCGGGCCCACCGAGTGA